One window from the genome of Kluyveromyces marxianus DMKU3-1042 DNA, complete genome, chromosome 3 encodes:
- the RPN8 gene encoding proteasome regulatory particle lid subunit RPN8, which yields MPGPYEQVIVAPLVLLSVLDHHQRTNTPDNKRCLGVILGDSSTGVVTVTNSFALPFEEDEKNPDVWFLDHNYIENMNEMCKKINAKEKLIGWYHSGGKLRASDLKINEMFKKYCSNNNPVLLIIDVKQEDIGLPTNAYVAVEQIKDDGTSTERTFMHIPSTVEADEAEEIGVEHLLKDVRDQAAAGLSIKLTNQLKSLKGLQGKLRDIVAYLQKVADNELPVNHTILGKLQDIFNLLPNLGTPEKDEMVGEQQHVLDNVSNNLEKALTVKTNDELMIIYISNLVRAIVAFDNLIENKIQNKKLMEKHSNINFDKKDESNNASTVTEESKSVSTKN from the coding sequence AGATGTTTAGGTGTTATATTGGGAGACAGCTCTACAGGGGTTGTTACTGTGACCAATTCGTTTGCGCTACCATTTGAGGAAGACGAGAAGAACCCAGACGTGTGGTTTTTGGACCACAATTACATTGAGAACATGAATGAAATGTGCAAGAAGATCAATGCGAAGGAAAAGCTTATTGGATGGTACCATAGCGGAGGCAAATTAAGGGCTTCAGATCTCAAGATTAACGAAATGTTCAAGAAGTACtgtagtaataataaccCTGTGCTTTTGATCATCGATgtcaaacaagaagatattGGGTTGCCCACGAATGCTTACGTAGCAGTGGAGCAGATCAAGGACGATGGTACTTCTACTGAGAGGACTTTCATGCATATACCTAGCACTGTTGAAGCCGACGAAGCGGAGGAAATTGGTGTAGAGCATCTATTGAAGGATGTGCGTGACCAGGCTGCTGCAGGGCTCTCGATCAAGCTCACAAACCAGTTGAAGTCTCTCAAGGGTCTCCAGGGGAAACTTAGGGATATAGTGGCGTACTTGCAAAAAGTCGCCGACAACGAACTACCAGTCAACCACACTATATTGGGAAAACTCCAGGACATCTTCAATCTACTACCCAACCTTGGAACACCAGAAAAGGATGAAATGGTAGGCGAACAACAGCATGTTCTCGACAACGTCAGTAACAACCTGGAAAAGGCTCTAACGGTGAAAACCAACGACGAATTAATGATCATCTACATAAGTAACTTGGTGAGAGCCATCGTTGCGTTCGATAACTTGatcgaaaacaaaatccaAAATAAGAAGTTGATGGAAAAGCACTCTAACATCAACTTTGATAAAAAAGATGAATCAAACAATGCGTCTACTGTTACTGAAGAATCAAAGTCTGTATCTACTaagaattaa